The Anopheles merus strain MAF chromosome 2L, AmerM5.1, whole genome shotgun sequence genome has a segment encoding these proteins:
- the LOC121591386 gene encoding septin-7 isoform X17 — protein sequence MSTSTPTAQQTAGPGAGGPPVPPVKPVLSSPGAYMANFQGSGGGGGMPVAAPPITAGIHGTNKTHEKPTIAARPIPPPKLPNYSSSFNKIDRDRNEFTKIDKAEREKLATKREMFFKSESNSPSGPPPNPPVGLNSLNLANNNVIHNNSANAANDKHSTAGLTNSVGGGGGVTNNSSPAAVSIGAMVTNNNHNGLNGAPATNGSAVHAAAAAAAAATGNNNLGGGGGGGVNGLATSMNSISLKEKRDALLNHHDSGANGHHGHHHHADAANAKLANERHEKEKPVMKTKPKELDGYVGFANLPNQVYRKAVKKGFELTLMVVGESGLGKSTLINSMFLSDIYHAEQHPGPSKRIKKTVAVESTKVLLKENGVNLTLTVVDTPGFGDAVDNSNCWLPIVDFVESKYEEYLTAESRVHRTALPDSRVHVCLYFIAPSGHGLKPLDIEFMQRLCDKVNIIPVIAKADTLTPEEITLFKKQILNEIAQNKIKIYDFPDPMDEEEDAKVLRQLRSRVPFAVVGANAIIEIDGRKVRGRRYPWGVAEVENLDHCDFIALRNMVIRTNLQDLKDVTNNVHYENYRCRKLAGLGTDGKAKLSNKNPLAQMEEEKREHESKMKKMEAEMEQVFEMKVKEKKQKLKDSEAELTRRHEERKKALELQIRELEDRRKAFEQEKAEWEQQNGVTLDELRRKSLEANSKETASLASRSSDESKGRRVFGSLLRRHTSFGAPDAVRGVTGAAGSTSTLTTSANNNGSTVPPSPQDHNDS from the exons ATGAGTACATCAACGCCCACAGCACAGCAGACGGCCGGACCCGGTGCCGGTGGACCGCCAGTACCGCCGGTGAAGCCCGTCCTTTCGTCGCCCGGCGCCTATATGGCCAACTTCCAGGGATcgggtggtggcggtggtatgCCAGTGGCGGCACCTCCCATCACGGCCGGCATCCACGGGACGAACAAGACGCACGAGAAGCCGACGATCGCCGCCCGGCCCATTCCACCTCCGAAGCTGCCAAACTACTCGTCATCCTTCAACAAGATCGATCGCGATCGCAACGAGTTCACCAAGATCGACAAAGCGGAACGGGAAAAG TTGGCAACGAAGCGCGAAATGTTCTTCAAGTCGGAGAGCAACAGTCCGTCCGGACCGCCACCAAATCCACCGGTAGGGCTGAACAGTCTCAACCTGGCTAACAACAACGTGATC CATAATAACAGCGCAAACGCGGCCAACGATAAACACAGCACGGCAGGGCTCACTAACTCAgttggcggcggcggtggcgtcACTAACAACAGCTCACCGGCCGCGGTCTCGATTGGCGCAATGGTCACCAATAACAATCACAACGGTCTGAACGGTGCACCGGCCACGAATGGCAGCGCTGTGCacgcggcagcagcagcagcggcggcagcaacCGGGAACAACAATCTCGGCGGAGGAGGTGGCGGTGGCGTGAACGGGCTAGCGACCAGCATGAACAGTATTTCGCTGAAGGAGAAGCGGGACGCCCTGCTGAACCATCACGATAGCGGTGCGAACGGTCACCACGGTCATCATCACCATGCGGATGCGGCGAACGCGAAGCTAGCGAACGAACGGCATGAGAAGGAGAAGCCGGTGATGAAAACGAAGCCGAAGGAGCTGGACGGGTACGTTGGGTTCGCGAACCTGCCGAACCAGGTGTACCGGAAGGCGGTGAAGAAGGGCTTCGAGCTGAcgctgatggtggtgggcgAGTCGGGGCTCGGCAAATCGACCCTGATCAACTCGATGTTCCTGTCGGACATTTACCACGCCGAGCAGCATCCGGGACCGTCGAAGCGCATCAAGAAGACGGTGGCCGTCGAGAGCACCAAGGTGCTGCTGAAGGAGAACGGCGTTAACCTAACGCTGACGGTGGTCGATACGCCCGGGTTCGGTGATGCCGTTGACAACAGCAACTG CTGGCTACCGATAGTGGACTTTGTAGAGTCGAAGTACGAGGAGTATTTGACGGCCGAGTCACGCGTCCACCGAACGGCGCTGCCCGATTCGCGCGTGCACGTTTGTCTGTACTTTATTGCCCCGTCCGGGCATGGGCTGAAGCCGCTGGATATCGAGTTCATGCAGCGACTGTGCGATAAGGTGAACATCATACCGGTGATTGCCAAAGCGGACACGCTGACTCCGGAGGAAATCACTCTCTTCAAGAAACAG ATTCTAAACGAAATCGCTCAAAATAAGATTAAAATCTACGATTTCCCGGACCCgatggacgaggaggaggacgcaAAAGTACTTCGCCAGCTGCGCAGCCGCGTTCCGTTCGCTGTGGTCGGTGCGAACGCAATAATCGAGATCGATGGTCGCAAAGTCCGTGGACGACGCTACCCGTGGGGAGTTGCTGAAG TTGAAAATTTGGACCATTGTGATTTCATCGCTCTGCGCAACATGGTCATCCGGACGAATCTGCAGGACCTGAAGGATGTGACAAACAACGTGCACTATGAAAACTATCGCTGTCGAAAGCTGGCCGGTTTGGGTACCGATGGCAAGGCCAAACTAAGCAATAA GAATCCACTGGCTCAGATGGAGGAGGAAAAGCGGGAACATGAATCGAAGATGAAGAAAATGGAAGCCGAAATGGAGCAAGTGTTTGAGATGAAGGTgaaggagaagaaacaaaagctCAAGGACTCGGAGGCCGAACTAACCAGACGTCACGAGGAACGAAAGAAG GCACTCGAGCTTCAAATTCGTGAGCTGGAAGATCGCAGAAAGGCTTTCGAGCAGGAGAAAGCCGAATGGGAACAGCAAAACGGTGTCACGCTTGACGAGCTGCGCCGCAAGAGCCTCGAAGCCAACAGTAAAGA GACCGCGTCTCTTGCATCAAGAAGTTCCGATGAGTCGAAGGGCAGGCGCGTGTTTGGATCGTTGCTGCGTCGGCACACTAGCTTCGGGGCGCCGGACGCCGTCCGTGGCGTTACCGGGGCGGCCGGTTCGACTTCCACTCTCACTACTAGCGCTAACAATAACGGCAGCACGGTGCCACCCAGCCCGCAAGATCATAACGATtcgtaa
- the LOC121591386 gene encoding septin-7 isoform X16: MSAGGKITGAVPEVIDVVSAHNNSANAANDKHSTAGLTNSVGGGGGVTNNSSPAAVSIGAMVTNNNHNGLNGAPATNGSAVHAAAAAAAAATGNNNLGGGGGGGVNGLATSMNSISLKEKRDALLNHHDSGANGHHGHHHHADAANAKLANERHEKEKPVMKTKPKELDGYVGFANLPNQVYRKAVKKGFELTLMVVGESGLGKSTLINSMFLSDIYHAEQHPGPSKRIKKTVAVESTKVLLKENGVNLTLTVVDTPGFGDAVDNSNCWLPIVDFVESKYEEYLTAESRVHRTALPDSRVHVCLYFIAPSGHGLKPLDIEFMQRLCDKVNIIPVIAKADTLTPEEITLFKKQILNEIAQNKIKIYDFPDPMDEEEDAKVLRQLRSRVPFAVVGANAIIEIDGRKVRGRRYPWGVAEVENLDHCDFIALRNMVIRTNLQDLKDVTNNVHYENYRCRKLAGLGTDGKAKLSNNLCNIGTVNTNGTGWNPLAQMEEEKREHESKMKKMEAEMEQVFEMKVKEKKQKLKDSEAELTRRHEERKKALELQIRELEDRRKAFEQEKAEWEQQNGVTLDELRRKSLEANSKETASLASRSSDESKGRRVFGSLLRRHTSFGAPDAVRGVTGAAGSTSTLTTSANNNGSTVPPSPQDHNDS, from the exons CGGCGGGAAAATCACGGGAGCTGTTCCCGAGGTGATTGACGTGGTGTCAG CG CATAATAACAGCGCAAACGCGGCCAACGATAAACACAGCACGGCAGGGCTCACTAACTCAgttggcggcggcggtggcgtcACTAACAACAGCTCACCGGCCGCGGTCTCGATTGGCGCAATGGTCACCAATAACAATCACAACGGTCTGAACGGTGCACCGGCCACGAATGGCAGCGCTGTGCacgcggcagcagcagcagcggcggcagcaacCGGGAACAACAATCTCGGCGGAGGAGGTGGCGGTGGCGTGAACGGGCTAGCGACCAGCATGAACAGTATTTCGCTGAAGGAGAAGCGGGACGCCCTGCTGAACCATCACGATAGCGGTGCGAACGGTCACCACGGTCATCATCACCATGCGGATGCGGCGAACGCGAAGCTAGCGAACGAACGGCATGAGAAGGAGAAGCCGGTGATGAAAACGAAGCCGAAGGAGCTGGACGGGTACGTTGGGTTCGCGAACCTGCCGAACCAGGTGTACCGGAAGGCGGTGAAGAAGGGCTTCGAGCTGAcgctgatggtggtgggcgAGTCGGGGCTCGGCAAATCGACCCTGATCAACTCGATGTTCCTGTCGGACATTTACCACGCCGAGCAGCATCCGGGACCGTCGAAGCGCATCAAGAAGACGGTGGCCGTCGAGAGCACCAAGGTGCTGCTGAAGGAGAACGGCGTTAACCTAACGCTGACGGTGGTCGATACGCCCGGGTTCGGTGATGCCGTTGACAACAGCAACTG CTGGCTACCGATAGTGGACTTTGTAGAGTCGAAGTACGAGGAGTATTTGACGGCCGAGTCACGCGTCCACCGAACGGCGCTGCCCGATTCGCGCGTGCACGTTTGTCTGTACTTTATTGCCCCGTCCGGGCATGGGCTGAAGCCGCTGGATATCGAGTTCATGCAGCGACTGTGCGATAAGGTGAACATCATACCGGTGATTGCCAAAGCGGACACGCTGACTCCGGAGGAAATCACTCTCTTCAAGAAACAG ATTCTAAACGAAATCGCTCAAAATAAGATTAAAATCTACGATTTCCCGGACCCgatggacgaggaggaggacgcaAAAGTACTTCGCCAGCTGCGCAGCCGCGTTCCGTTCGCTGTGGTCGGTGCGAACGCAATAATCGAGATCGATGGTCGCAAAGTCCGTGGACGACGCTACCCGTGGGGAGTTGCTGAAG TTGAAAATTTGGACCATTGTGATTTCATCGCTCTGCGCAACATGGTCATCCGGACGAATCTGCAGGACCTGAAGGATGTGACAAACAACGTGCACTATGAAAACTATCGCTGTCGAAAGCTGGCCGGTTTGGGTACCGATGGCAAGGCCAAACTAAGCAATAA CTTATGCAATATTGGAACTGTTAACACAAACGGTACTGGATG GAATCCACTGGCTCAGATGGAGGAGGAAAAGCGGGAACATGAATCGAAGATGAAGAAAATGGAAGCCGAAATGGAGCAAGTGTTTGAGATGAAGGTgaaggagaagaaacaaaagctCAAGGACTCGGAGGCCGAACTAACCAGACGTCACGAGGAACGAAAGAAG GCACTCGAGCTTCAAATTCGTGAGCTGGAAGATCGCAGAAAGGCTTTCGAGCAGGAGAAAGCCGAATGGGAACAGCAAAACGGTGTCACGCTTGACGAGCTGCGCCGCAAGAGCCTCGAAGCCAACAGTAAAGA GACCGCGTCTCTTGCATCAAGAAGTTCCGATGAGTCGAAGGGCAGGCGCGTGTTTGGATCGTTGCTGCGTCGGCACACTAGCTTCGGGGCGCCGGACGCCGTCCGTGGCGTTACCGGGGCGGCCGGTTCGACTTCCACTCTCACTACTAGCGCTAACAATAACGGCAGCACGGTGCCACCCAGCCCGCAAGATCATAACGATtcgtaa
- the LOC121591386 gene encoding septin-7 isoform X14 has protein sequence MNRLCLECAPAELWSFRRRKQKSKGSYAIVSGGGQEPKEKAHNNSANAANDKHSTAGLTNSVGGGGGVTNNSSPAAVSIGAMVTNNNHNGLNGAPATNGSAVHAAAAAAAAATGNNNLGGGGGGGVNGLATSMNSISLKEKRDALLNHHDSGANGHHGHHHHADAANAKLANERHEKEKPVMKTKPKELDGYVGFANLPNQVYRKAVKKGFELTLMVVGESGLGKSTLINSMFLSDIYHAEQHPGPSKRIKKTVAVESTKVLLKENGVNLTLTVVDTPGFGDAVDNSNCWLPIVDFVESKYEEYLTAESRVHRTALPDSRVHVCLYFIAPSGHGLKPLDIEFMQRLCDKVNIIPVIAKADTLTPEEITLFKKQILNEIAQNKIKIYDFPDPMDEEEDAKVLRQLRSRVPFAVVGANAIIEIDGRKVRGRRYPWGVAEVENLDHCDFIALRNMVIRTNLQDLKDVTNNVHYENYRCRKLAGLGTDGKAKLSNNLCNIGTVNTNGTGWNPLAQMEEEKREHESKMKKMEAEMEQVFEMKVKEKKQKLKDSEAELTRRHEERKKALELQIRELEDRRKAFEQEKAEWEQQNGVTLDELRRKSLEANSKETASLASRSSDESKGRRVFGSLLRRHTSFGAPDAVRGVTGAAGSTSTLTTSANNNGSTVPPSPQDHNDS, from the exons CG CATAATAACAGCGCAAACGCGGCCAACGATAAACACAGCACGGCAGGGCTCACTAACTCAgttggcggcggcggtggcgtcACTAACAACAGCTCACCGGCCGCGGTCTCGATTGGCGCAATGGTCACCAATAACAATCACAACGGTCTGAACGGTGCACCGGCCACGAATGGCAGCGCTGTGCacgcggcagcagcagcagcggcggcagcaacCGGGAACAACAATCTCGGCGGAGGAGGTGGCGGTGGCGTGAACGGGCTAGCGACCAGCATGAACAGTATTTCGCTGAAGGAGAAGCGGGACGCCCTGCTGAACCATCACGATAGCGGTGCGAACGGTCACCACGGTCATCATCACCATGCGGATGCGGCGAACGCGAAGCTAGCGAACGAACGGCATGAGAAGGAGAAGCCGGTGATGAAAACGAAGCCGAAGGAGCTGGACGGGTACGTTGGGTTCGCGAACCTGCCGAACCAGGTGTACCGGAAGGCGGTGAAGAAGGGCTTCGAGCTGAcgctgatggtggtgggcgAGTCGGGGCTCGGCAAATCGACCCTGATCAACTCGATGTTCCTGTCGGACATTTACCACGCCGAGCAGCATCCGGGACCGTCGAAGCGCATCAAGAAGACGGTGGCCGTCGAGAGCACCAAGGTGCTGCTGAAGGAGAACGGCGTTAACCTAACGCTGACGGTGGTCGATACGCCCGGGTTCGGTGATGCCGTTGACAACAGCAACTG CTGGCTACCGATAGTGGACTTTGTAGAGTCGAAGTACGAGGAGTATTTGACGGCCGAGTCACGCGTCCACCGAACGGCGCTGCCCGATTCGCGCGTGCACGTTTGTCTGTACTTTATTGCCCCGTCCGGGCATGGGCTGAAGCCGCTGGATATCGAGTTCATGCAGCGACTGTGCGATAAGGTGAACATCATACCGGTGATTGCCAAAGCGGACACGCTGACTCCGGAGGAAATCACTCTCTTCAAGAAACAG ATTCTAAACGAAATCGCTCAAAATAAGATTAAAATCTACGATTTCCCGGACCCgatggacgaggaggaggacgcaAAAGTACTTCGCCAGCTGCGCAGCCGCGTTCCGTTCGCTGTGGTCGGTGCGAACGCAATAATCGAGATCGATGGTCGCAAAGTCCGTGGACGACGCTACCCGTGGGGAGTTGCTGAAG TTGAAAATTTGGACCATTGTGATTTCATCGCTCTGCGCAACATGGTCATCCGGACGAATCTGCAGGACCTGAAGGATGTGACAAACAACGTGCACTATGAAAACTATCGCTGTCGAAAGCTGGCCGGTTTGGGTACCGATGGCAAGGCCAAACTAAGCAATAA CTTATGCAATATTGGAACTGTTAACACAAACGGTACTGGATG GAATCCACTGGCTCAGATGGAGGAGGAAAAGCGGGAACATGAATCGAAGATGAAGAAAATGGAAGCCGAAATGGAGCAAGTGTTTGAGATGAAGGTgaaggagaagaaacaaaagctCAAGGACTCGGAGGCCGAACTAACCAGACGTCACGAGGAACGAAAGAAG GCACTCGAGCTTCAAATTCGTGAGCTGGAAGATCGCAGAAAGGCTTTCGAGCAGGAGAAAGCCGAATGGGAACAGCAAAACGGTGTCACGCTTGACGAGCTGCGCCGCAAGAGCCTCGAAGCCAACAGTAAAGA GACCGCGTCTCTTGCATCAAGAAGTTCCGATGAGTCGAAGGGCAGGCGCGTGTTTGGATCGTTGCTGCGTCGGCACACTAGCTTCGGGGCGCCGGACGCCGTCCGTGGCGTTACCGGGGCGGCCGGTTCGACTTCCACTCTCACTACTAGCGCTAACAATAACGGCAGCACGGTGCCACCCAGCCCGCAAGATCATAACGATtcgtaa
- the LOC121591386 gene encoding septin-7 isoform X15 gives MTTKAENKITLKIETAKNNLMKSPHNNSANAANDKHSTAGLTNSVGGGGGVTNNSSPAAVSIGAMVTNNNHNGLNGAPATNGSAVHAAAAAAAAATGNNNLGGGGGGGVNGLATSMNSISLKEKRDALLNHHDSGANGHHGHHHHADAANAKLANERHEKEKPVMKTKPKELDGYVGFANLPNQVYRKAVKKGFELTLMVVGESGLGKSTLINSMFLSDIYHAEQHPGPSKRIKKTVAVESTKVLLKENGVNLTLTVVDTPGFGDAVDNSNCWLPIVDFVESKYEEYLTAESRVHRTALPDSRVHVCLYFIAPSGHGLKPLDIEFMQRLCDKVNIIPVIAKADTLTPEEITLFKKQILNEIAQNKIKIYDFPDPMDEEEDAKVLRQLRSRVPFAVVGANAIIEIDGRKVRGRRYPWGVAEVENLDHCDFIALRNMVIRTNLQDLKDVTNNVHYENYRCRKLAGLGTDGKAKLSNNLCNIGTVNTNGTGWNPLAQMEEEKREHESKMKKMEAEMEQVFEMKVKEKKQKLKDSEAELTRRHEERKKALELQIRELEDRRKAFEQEKAEWEQQNGVTLDELRRKSLEANSKETASLASRSSDESKGRRVFGSLLRRHTSFGAPDAVRGVTGAAGSTSTLTTSANNNGSTVPPSPQDHNDS, from the exons ATGACTACCAAAGCGGAAAATAAGATCACGCTCAAGATCGAAACCGCTAAAAATAACCTGATGAAATCCC CG CATAATAACAGCGCAAACGCGGCCAACGATAAACACAGCACGGCAGGGCTCACTAACTCAgttggcggcggcggtggcgtcACTAACAACAGCTCACCGGCCGCGGTCTCGATTGGCGCAATGGTCACCAATAACAATCACAACGGTCTGAACGGTGCACCGGCCACGAATGGCAGCGCTGTGCacgcggcagcagcagcagcggcggcagcaacCGGGAACAACAATCTCGGCGGAGGAGGTGGCGGTGGCGTGAACGGGCTAGCGACCAGCATGAACAGTATTTCGCTGAAGGAGAAGCGGGACGCCCTGCTGAACCATCACGATAGCGGTGCGAACGGTCACCACGGTCATCATCACCATGCGGATGCGGCGAACGCGAAGCTAGCGAACGAACGGCATGAGAAGGAGAAGCCGGTGATGAAAACGAAGCCGAAGGAGCTGGACGGGTACGTTGGGTTCGCGAACCTGCCGAACCAGGTGTACCGGAAGGCGGTGAAGAAGGGCTTCGAGCTGAcgctgatggtggtgggcgAGTCGGGGCTCGGCAAATCGACCCTGATCAACTCGATGTTCCTGTCGGACATTTACCACGCCGAGCAGCATCCGGGACCGTCGAAGCGCATCAAGAAGACGGTGGCCGTCGAGAGCACCAAGGTGCTGCTGAAGGAGAACGGCGTTAACCTAACGCTGACGGTGGTCGATACGCCCGGGTTCGGTGATGCCGTTGACAACAGCAACTG CTGGCTACCGATAGTGGACTTTGTAGAGTCGAAGTACGAGGAGTATTTGACGGCCGAGTCACGCGTCCACCGAACGGCGCTGCCCGATTCGCGCGTGCACGTTTGTCTGTACTTTATTGCCCCGTCCGGGCATGGGCTGAAGCCGCTGGATATCGAGTTCATGCAGCGACTGTGCGATAAGGTGAACATCATACCGGTGATTGCCAAAGCGGACACGCTGACTCCGGAGGAAATCACTCTCTTCAAGAAACAG ATTCTAAACGAAATCGCTCAAAATAAGATTAAAATCTACGATTTCCCGGACCCgatggacgaggaggaggacgcaAAAGTACTTCGCCAGCTGCGCAGCCGCGTTCCGTTCGCTGTGGTCGGTGCGAACGCAATAATCGAGATCGATGGTCGCAAAGTCCGTGGACGACGCTACCCGTGGGGAGTTGCTGAAG TTGAAAATTTGGACCATTGTGATTTCATCGCTCTGCGCAACATGGTCATCCGGACGAATCTGCAGGACCTGAAGGATGTGACAAACAACGTGCACTATGAAAACTATCGCTGTCGAAAGCTGGCCGGTTTGGGTACCGATGGCAAGGCCAAACTAAGCAATAA CTTATGCAATATTGGAACTGTTAACACAAACGGTACTGGATG GAATCCACTGGCTCAGATGGAGGAGGAAAAGCGGGAACATGAATCGAAGATGAAGAAAATGGAAGCCGAAATGGAGCAAGTGTTTGAGATGAAGGTgaaggagaagaaacaaaagctCAAGGACTCGGAGGCCGAACTAACCAGACGTCACGAGGAACGAAAGAAG GCACTCGAGCTTCAAATTCGTGAGCTGGAAGATCGCAGAAAGGCTTTCGAGCAGGAGAAAGCCGAATGGGAACAGCAAAACGGTGTCACGCTTGACGAGCTGCGCCGCAAGAGCCTCGAAGCCAACAGTAAAGA GACCGCGTCTCTTGCATCAAGAAGTTCCGATGAGTCGAAGGGCAGGCGCGTGTTTGGATCGTTGCTGCGTCGGCACACTAGCTTCGGGGCGCCGGACGCCGTCCGTGGCGTTACCGGGGCGGCCGGTTCGACTTCCACTCTCACTACTAGCGCTAACAATAACGGCAGCACGGTGCCACCCAGCCCGCAAGATCATAACGATtcgtaa
- the LOC121591386 gene encoding septin-7 isoform X11, whose product MTTKAENKITLKIETAKNNLMKSPLATKREMFFKSESNSPSGPPPNPPVGLNSLNLANNNVIHNNSANAANDKHSTAGLTNSVGGGGGVTNNSSPAAVSIGAMVTNNNHNGLNGAPATNGSAVHAAAAAAAAATGNNNLGGGGGGGVNGLATSMNSISLKEKRDALLNHHDSGANGHHGHHHHADAANAKLANERHEKEKPVMKTKPKELDGYVGFANLPNQVYRKAVKKGFELTLMVVGESGLGKSTLINSMFLSDIYHAEQHPGPSKRIKKTVAVESTKVLLKENGVNLTLTVVDTPGFGDAVDNSNCWLPIVDFVESKYEEYLTAESRVHRTALPDSRVHVCLYFIAPSGHGLKPLDIEFMQRLCDKVNIIPVIAKADTLTPEEITLFKKQILNEIAQNKIKIYDFPDPMDEEEDAKVLRQLRSRVPFAVVGANAIIEIDGRKVRGRRYPWGVAEVENLDHCDFIALRNMVIRTNLQDLKDVTNNVHYENYRCRKLAGLGTDGKAKLSNNLCNIGTVNTNGTGWNPLAQMEEEKREHESKMKKMEAEMEQVFEMKVKEKKQKLKDSEAELTRRHEERKKALELQIRELEDRRKAFEQEKAEWEQQNGVTLDELRRKSLEANSKETASLASRSSDESKGRRVFGSLLRRHTSFGAPDAVRGVTGAAGSTSTLTTSANNNGSTVPPSPQDHNDS is encoded by the exons ATGACTACCAAAGCGGAAAATAAGATCACGCTCAAGATCGAAACCGCTAAAAATAACCTGATGAAATCCC CG TTGGCAACGAAGCGCGAAATGTTCTTCAAGTCGGAGAGCAACAGTCCGTCCGGACCGCCACCAAATCCACCGGTAGGGCTGAACAGTCTCAACCTGGCTAACAACAACGTGATC CATAATAACAGCGCAAACGCGGCCAACGATAAACACAGCACGGCAGGGCTCACTAACTCAgttggcggcggcggtggcgtcACTAACAACAGCTCACCGGCCGCGGTCTCGATTGGCGCAATGGTCACCAATAACAATCACAACGGTCTGAACGGTGCACCGGCCACGAATGGCAGCGCTGTGCacgcggcagcagcagcagcggcggcagcaacCGGGAACAACAATCTCGGCGGAGGAGGTGGCGGTGGCGTGAACGGGCTAGCGACCAGCATGAACAGTATTTCGCTGAAGGAGAAGCGGGACGCCCTGCTGAACCATCACGATAGCGGTGCGAACGGTCACCACGGTCATCATCACCATGCGGATGCGGCGAACGCGAAGCTAGCGAACGAACGGCATGAGAAGGAGAAGCCGGTGATGAAAACGAAGCCGAAGGAGCTGGACGGGTACGTTGGGTTCGCGAACCTGCCGAACCAGGTGTACCGGAAGGCGGTGAAGAAGGGCTTCGAGCTGAcgctgatggtggtgggcgAGTCGGGGCTCGGCAAATCGACCCTGATCAACTCGATGTTCCTGTCGGACATTTACCACGCCGAGCAGCATCCGGGACCGTCGAAGCGCATCAAGAAGACGGTGGCCGTCGAGAGCACCAAGGTGCTGCTGAAGGAGAACGGCGTTAACCTAACGCTGACGGTGGTCGATACGCCCGGGTTCGGTGATGCCGTTGACAACAGCAACTG CTGGCTACCGATAGTGGACTTTGTAGAGTCGAAGTACGAGGAGTATTTGACGGCCGAGTCACGCGTCCACCGAACGGCGCTGCCCGATTCGCGCGTGCACGTTTGTCTGTACTTTATTGCCCCGTCCGGGCATGGGCTGAAGCCGCTGGATATCGAGTTCATGCAGCGACTGTGCGATAAGGTGAACATCATACCGGTGATTGCCAAAGCGGACACGCTGACTCCGGAGGAAATCACTCTCTTCAAGAAACAG ATTCTAAACGAAATCGCTCAAAATAAGATTAAAATCTACGATTTCCCGGACCCgatggacgaggaggaggacgcaAAAGTACTTCGCCAGCTGCGCAGCCGCGTTCCGTTCGCTGTGGTCGGTGCGAACGCAATAATCGAGATCGATGGTCGCAAAGTCCGTGGACGACGCTACCCGTGGGGAGTTGCTGAAG TTGAAAATTTGGACCATTGTGATTTCATCGCTCTGCGCAACATGGTCATCCGGACGAATCTGCAGGACCTGAAGGATGTGACAAACAACGTGCACTATGAAAACTATCGCTGTCGAAAGCTGGCCGGTTTGGGTACCGATGGCAAGGCCAAACTAAGCAATAA CTTATGCAATATTGGAACTGTTAACACAAACGGTACTGGATG GAATCCACTGGCTCAGATGGAGGAGGAAAAGCGGGAACATGAATCGAAGATGAAGAAAATGGAAGCCGAAATGGAGCAAGTGTTTGAGATGAAGGTgaaggagaagaaacaaaagctCAAGGACTCGGAGGCCGAACTAACCAGACGTCACGAGGAACGAAAGAAG GCACTCGAGCTTCAAATTCGTGAGCTGGAAGATCGCAGAAAGGCTTTCGAGCAGGAGAAAGCCGAATGGGAACAGCAAAACGGTGTCACGCTTGACGAGCTGCGCCGCAAGAGCCTCGAAGCCAACAGTAAAGA GACCGCGTCTCTTGCATCAAGAAGTTCCGATGAGTCGAAGGGCAGGCGCGTGTTTGGATCGTTGCTGCGTCGGCACACTAGCTTCGGGGCGCCGGACGCCGTCCGTGGCGTTACCGGGGCGGCCGGTTCGACTTCCACTCTCACTACTAGCGCTAACAATAACGGCAGCACGGTGCCACCCAGCCCGCAAGATCATAACGATtcgtaa